A window of the Bdellovibrio sp. ZAP7 genome harbors these coding sequences:
- the purF gene encoding amidophosphoribosyltransferase, producing MCGVVGLIGEDKAGEKLFPALFALQHRGQDAAGILSFDFSRGEFHLEKDLGLVSQVFPMEKLEKIKGSMALGHTRYSTIGTVDKADLQPLIVSYPNGIGMAHNGNVTNYNEIVEYVRKRRSRWTFTRNDLELLLHMMSIGVSDQLEAGKNLSAEVMAKAAQQVVEKVQGAYSVVGMMADEGMFAFNDTQGIRPLLIGRKKSDTSEVNDTAGVDKNKNIKYSYCFASEKQVFFALGFEYFRDLKPGEFVFVDKDQNFHSFPLSEKQARPCMFEWIYFAGAETEWHGRPVYDVRLRLGEVLANETRRKMQEQGIEIDVVAPVPDTARAAALRLAEVLKTPYREVLIKNRYVQRSFIVNEPAVRKAMVNLKLLPVESEIRGKNILLVDDSIVRGTTSARIIQLLRESGAKKVYLASTCPPIRNPCFYGIDFPEGEALVAHQRTEDQVAELLGVDGLIYLPLSELKDAIGIPSMCSACLDGDYPVSVSKADFINTRSHNIGGGGKNEVNP from the coding sequence ATGTGTGGAGTTGTCGGGTTGATTGGAGAGGATAAAGCAGGGGAGAAATTGTTCCCGGCATTATTCGCCCTTCAGCACCGTGGGCAAGATGCCGCGGGTATTTTAAGTTTCGATTTCTCCCGAGGAGAATTTCACCTCGAAAAAGATCTGGGACTGGTTTCTCAGGTGTTTCCCATGGAAAAACTTGAAAAGATCAAAGGCAGTATGGCGTTGGGACACACTCGTTATTCAACGATTGGCACCGTCGACAAAGCGGATCTTCAGCCACTGATCGTCAGTTATCCCAACGGCATAGGCATGGCCCATAACGGGAACGTAACTAATTATAATGAGATCGTTGAATACGTTCGCAAACGTCGCAGCCGTTGGACTTTCACCCGCAATGACTTGGAACTGCTATTACATATGATGTCGATCGGAGTTTCTGATCAACTCGAAGCGGGGAAAAATCTTTCTGCGGAGGTTATGGCCAAAGCCGCGCAACAGGTCGTTGAAAAAGTCCAAGGTGCCTACAGTGTTGTTGGCATGATGGCTGACGAGGGCATGTTTGCCTTTAATGACACGCAGGGAATTCGTCCGCTATTAATTGGACGAAAAAAAAGTGATACCTCTGAAGTCAATGATACAGCTGGTGTCGATAAGAATAAAAATATTAAATATAGTTACTGTTTTGCCTCTGAAAAACAGGTGTTTTTCGCTCTGGGCTTCGAGTACTTCCGTGATCTGAAGCCCGGAGAGTTTGTTTTCGTCGACAAAGACCAGAACTTTCATTCTTTCCCCCTATCCGAAAAACAAGCCAGACCGTGCATGTTCGAGTGGATTTATTTCGCCGGAGCTGAAACAGAATGGCACGGCAGACCCGTATACGATGTTCGCCTCCGTTTAGGCGAAGTTCTTGCCAATGAAACACGCCGCAAAATGCAGGAACAAGGCATTGAAATTGATGTCGTGGCACCTGTACCGGACACTGCAAGAGCGGCGGCACTCCGTTTGGCTGAAGTTTTAAAAACTCCTTACCGCGAAGTTTTAATTAAAAATCGCTACGTGCAAAGAAGCTTCATCGTCAATGAACCTGCGGTTCGAAAAGCCATGGTGAATCTTAAACTTTTGCCAGTGGAAAGCGAAATTCGCGGCAAAAATATTTTACTAGTAGACGACAGTATCGTACGTGGAACAACTTCCGCCCGCATCATTCAATTATTAAGAGAATCCGGTGCTAAGAAAGTTTACTTGGCAAGCACATGCCCACCGATTCGCAATCCATGTTTTTACGGTATCGACTTCCCCGAAGGGGAAGCTTTGGTCGCACATCAAAGAACCGAAGACCAGGTGGCAGAACTTTTGGGAGTGGATGGATTAATTTATCTGCCACTTTCCGAATTAAAAGATGCCATCGGCATTCCAAGCATGTGCAGTGCCTGTTTGGATGGCGATTATCCCGTTTCCGTTTCTAAAGCAGATTTCATCAACACTCGCAGCCACAACATCGGTGGCGGTGGCAAAAATGAGGTGAACCCATGA
- a CDS encoding phosphoribosylaminoimidazolesuccinocarboxamide synthase: MNLLYRGSVKDIYKTNEGLLFKYSNRYSVFDWGEMPNEIPRKGAALAAMAGLFFDHLKDKGIASHYMKPHSEDSILVNEVAVIRPEWENGVYDYSVYSDKPTNCLVPLEVIFRILLGKGNSLEGRLKKNPAYMAELGLAQIPDSTMSFNPPIVEFSTKLETTDRYLTRQEISDLNVIESGELEQVRKLTGDIADHLQKLFASFGVKLWDGKFEYAFGSQTPNGRSLFLVDSIGPDELRLTYENAPLSKEFLRQIYAPTSWYQAVAKAKDIAKERGTNNWKEICANELGEKPQVLNNEQVNVATMLYTSLANEMAWALGKTAPFEKEASLKNWRQQCASWL; encoded by the coding sequence ATGAACCTTCTTTACCGTGGCTCTGTAAAAGACATCTACAAAACCAACGAAGGCTTGCTTTTTAAATACAGCAATCGCTATTCGGTTTTTGACTGGGGCGAAATGCCAAATGAAATTCCTCGCAAAGGGGCGGCGCTCGCTGCCATGGCGGGACTTTTCTTTGATCACTTGAAAGACAAAGGCATTGCTTCCCACTATATGAAACCTCACAGCGAAGATTCTATTTTGGTGAATGAGGTCGCAGTCATTCGTCCTGAGTGGGAAAACGGTGTTTATGATTACTCTGTGTATTCAGATAAACCCACAAACTGCCTGGTTCCGTTGGAAGTGATCTTCCGTATTTTGCTCGGCAAAGGAAATTCCCTGGAAGGCCGTCTGAAAAAGAACCCAGCTTACATGGCGGAGCTTGGTTTAGCGCAAATTCCAGATTCTACGATGTCTTTCAATCCACCGATCGTTGAGTTCTCGACAAAATTGGAAACGACAGACCGCTATTTGACTCGTCAAGAAATCAGCGATCTGAATGTGATCGAATCCGGGGAGCTAGAACAAGTTCGTAAACTAACAGGAGACATCGCAGATCACTTGCAAAAGCTTTTTGCTTCCTTCGGTGTAAAACTTTGGGATGGTAAGTTTGAGTATGCCTTCGGTTCGCAAACTCCTAACGGTCGTTCTTTGTTCCTGGTGGACTCGATCGGTCCAGACGAGCTTCGTCTGACTTACGAAAACGCGCCGTTATCAAAAGAATTCCTGCGCCAAATCTATGCGCCAACATCTTGGTATCAAGCCGTGGCTAAAGCCAAAGACATCGCCAAAGAACGTGGCACAAATAACTGGAAAGAAATCTGTGCGAATGAACTAGGTGAAAAACCGCAAGTTCTGAACAATGAACAAGTAAATGTCGCGACCATGCTTTACACATCTTTGGCCAATGAAATGGCCTGGGCTTTGGGTAAAACTGCGCCATTTGAAAAGGAAGCTAGTCTTAAAAACTGGAGACAACAGTGCGCGTCCTGGTTGTAG
- a CDS encoding HNH endonuclease, protein MNLNGISNSELVGRLEKLAQSERKLTHVILCHINEMESRRLYAELGFDSMFRYLTTHLKYSEDAAYRRLSAARLLKKSPEVAERLEDGRLTLTQLTQVQSALRQEIRKTGEDSKSLSAIVPKILEKIEHKSSFETKKTLAQEFNLPIATSETVTPQRDDSVRLEVTLSTEQLKTLETARDLMSHVLPDGNWAELLTLLAQKQIQKILGEEESSKFNIRPVTLNKEQGPKNTFKNPSTETKPLRTEPKKTGTKKSMQSFLVAQKRGHIKVTSKRKLLLSAGYCCEYEHPISGAKCGSKFQLQFDHIRPIALGGSNEQKNLRVLCRTHNLSEASRMGLKMLR, encoded by the coding sequence ATGAATTTAAACGGCATTTCTAATTCTGAATTGGTTGGACGACTTGAGAAACTTGCTCAGAGTGAACGTAAGCTGACGCATGTTATTTTATGTCATATTAATGAAATGGAATCTCGTCGCCTTTACGCGGAACTTGGTTTTGATTCAATGTTTCGCTATTTGACGACACATTTGAAATACAGCGAGGACGCTGCTTATCGCCGATTGAGTGCTGCTCGCCTGCTTAAAAAATCTCCCGAGGTCGCGGAACGGCTTGAAGATGGTCGTTTGACTTTGACTCAACTAACGCAGGTTCAATCAGCACTTCGTCAGGAAATTAGAAAGACTGGCGAAGACTCAAAGTCTCTTTCAGCGATAGTTCCAAAGATTTTGGAGAAAATTGAACACAAGTCTTCATTCGAAACTAAGAAAACATTGGCGCAGGAATTTAATCTTCCTATTGCGACTAGCGAAACCGTCACACCTCAACGCGATGATTCTGTTCGCTTGGAAGTCACTTTAAGCACAGAACAACTCAAAACATTGGAAACTGCACGTGATCTTATGTCGCATGTTCTTCCAGATGGAAACTGGGCAGAACTTTTGACTTTACTAGCACAGAAGCAAATTCAAAAGATTTTGGGTGAAGAGGAATCTTCGAAATTTAATATCCGCCCAGTCACATTGAATAAAGAACAAGGCCCCAAGAATACTTTTAAAAATCCCTCAACTGAAACAAAGCCTTTGAGAACTGAGCCAAAGAAAACGGGAACTAAAAAATCAATGCAAAGCTTCTTGGTAGCGCAAAAACGTGGGCATATTAAAGTCACCTCGAAACGTAAGCTTTTGCTTTCGGCAGGATATTGTTGTGAATACGAACATCCTATCTCAGGAGCTAAATGCGGTTCGAAGTTTCAACTTCAATTTGATCATATTCGACCAATCGCATTGGGAGGATCAAATGAGCAGAAAAATTTACGAGTCCTTTGCCGAACTCATAATTTATCAGAAGCTTCAAGAATGGGATTAAAGATGCTGAGATAG
- the gspC gene encoding type II secretion system protein GspC, whose protein sequence is MISRNQKNQRPPFEKWYAYILFIFIGYCLADLAILSYRDRMLPQSAPPAHPKAPPVTTSVNPGYYNNIASRNIFASNGIIPDQLVDKNKGVEEKEADPVPSQLPLNLIGTLVHSIPEKSIASIEIRGKNQVISYSPGKEIENMANVVRIERQKVVFRNLNTNRLEFIEIKKEGAKVSFAASKPSTTTSGQEVKKTGDNTFAIKRSDLLKYTNDLSSILMQARAVPNREPGTGNINGFRILDMQPGSIYEQLGIQRMDVIKSVDGNPVDSPAKAMELYQTLKNNPKVVLQVERNGKTENMTYNIQ, encoded by the coding sequence GTGATTTCACGTAACCAGAAAAATCAGCGTCCACCATTCGAAAAATGGTATGCGTATATATTATTCATCTTTATCGGTTACTGCCTTGCTGACCTGGCAATTCTTTCCTATCGCGATCGCATGCTTCCGCAATCTGCACCACCTGCTCACCCTAAAGCCCCGCCCGTCACGACAAGCGTGAATCCGGGTTACTACAACAATATTGCTTCCAGAAATATTTTTGCATCGAACGGAATCATCCCAGATCAACTGGTTGATAAAAACAAAGGTGTCGAAGAGAAAGAGGCAGATCCGGTTCCATCGCAATTGCCTCTGAATCTGATCGGCACACTGGTGCATTCTATTCCGGAAAAATCCATCGCGTCGATTGAGATCCGCGGAAAAAATCAGGTGATTTCATACTCTCCAGGAAAAGAAATCGAAAACATGGCCAATGTCGTTCGCATCGAAAGACAGAAAGTGGTTTTCAGAAATCTGAACACCAACCGCCTGGAGTTCATCGAAATCAAAAAAGAAGGTGCAAAAGTTAGCTTTGCTGCCAGCAAACCCTCAACCACAACATCTGGCCAAGAAGTTAAAAAGACAGGCGACAACACATTCGCGATCAAACGCTCTGACTTGTTGAAGTACACGAATGATCTTTCCAGCATCCTGATGCAAGCCCGCGCAGTTCCAAATCGTGAACCTGGCACCGGCAACATCAACGGCTTCCGTATTTTAGACATGCAACCTGGCAGTATTTATGAACAGCTTGGCATCCAAAGAATGGATGTTATTAAATCCGTCGACGGTAACCCGGTCGACAGCCCTGCCAAGGCGATGGAGTTGTACCAAACTTTGAAAAACAACCCGAAAGTTGTTCTTCAAGTTGAGCGCAACGGTAAAACTGAAAACATGACTTATAATATTCAATAA
- a CDS encoding NADPH-dependent FMN reductase, which yields MKILSLCGSIREGSSSGLLLDAFRSVLPVGGEWSSVNLKSLPYFDPACQFSNVPAVVTEIRREAFLADYIAIATPEYAHGIPGILKNALEWLICEETMKKKVVLFVASPSGGEYVLQYLSETLRTMDLLLSAELTMVINNARNQLSADGTIDPGLKNSLIELSQHL from the coding sequence ATGAAAATCCTGAGTTTGTGTGGCAGCATCAGAGAGGGCTCATCAAGTGGGCTCTTGTTGGATGCTTTTCGTTCGGTTTTACCTGTTGGTGGCGAGTGGTCTTCGGTTAATCTCAAATCCCTGCCATATTTCGATCCCGCTTGTCAGTTCTCGAATGTGCCTGCCGTGGTTACCGAAATCCGACGCGAAGCTTTTTTAGCAGATTACATAGCCATCGCCACACCCGAATACGCTCACGGCATTCCAGGAATTCTAAAAAACGCGTTAGAGTGGCTGATTTGCGAAGAAACTATGAAAAAGAAAGTCGTTTTATTCGTAGCCTCACCAAGCGGCGGCGAATATGTCCTGCAATATTTAAGTGAAACGTTAAGAACGATGGATTTGCTGCTATCTGCTGAGTTAACCATGGTCATTAACAACGCCCGAAACCAATTGTCAGCAGACGGCACCATCGATCCAGGTTTAAAAAACTCCCTCATCGAACTATCTCAGCATCTTTAA
- the purD gene encoding phosphoribosylamine--glycine ligase: MRVLVVGKGGREHAIAQKISESKMLESLWVAPGNPGMSKAGLKCASVEKTPEILAFCKINRVDLVILGPEAAILSDLKETLEKNDISCLAPSREAGHLEASKYFCKEILQDAGLLTAAFKLANSVSEAEAFIAQHDFKNPIVVKADGLAQGKGVAVCENAETALTAIKDLSATYGFPILVEECLIGRELSAFALCDGEDFVVLGTACDYKRITPDPFSANTGGMGAFSPCDFISKEDESAIDNIFKKSLKSLKQKGKPFVGFLFAGLMKTDKGLYVLEFNVRLGDPETQALLPRIKSDLLDLSVKAVQGRLQKQKTEFHDFRSVHVVAASAGYPGNSMDLGHTIQVPAKTAEGTRIYFAGVSAKNETLVNTGGRVLGVTALAKTRDEARALAYQEMRKVQFQGLYFREDIAQ, translated from the coding sequence GTGCGCGTCCTGGTTGTAGGCAAGGGCGGTCGTGAGCACGCGATCGCACAAAAAATTTCTGAATCTAAAATGCTTGAATCCCTATGGGTGGCCCCAGGCAATCCAGGGATGAGCAAAGCAGGTTTGAAATGTGCGAGCGTGGAAAAAACGCCCGAGATTCTGGCGTTCTGTAAAATCAATCGTGTGGACCTAGTGATCCTGGGGCCTGAAGCTGCGATTCTTTCTGATCTTAAGGAAACTTTAGAGAAAAACGATATTTCTTGTCTGGCACCGTCACGTGAAGCAGGTCATTTAGAAGCCTCCAAATACTTCTGTAAAGAGATCCTGCAAGACGCCGGTCTTTTAACGGCGGCTTTTAAATTGGCAAACTCGGTGAGCGAAGCTGAAGCGTTTATCGCTCAGCATGACTTCAAAAATCCGATTGTGGTAAAAGCTGATGGTCTGGCACAAGGAAAAGGCGTTGCAGTCTGTGAAAATGCTGAAACAGCTTTGACAGCGATCAAAGACTTGTCCGCGACGTATGGATTTCCCATTTTAGTTGAAGAGTGTCTGATCGGCCGTGAGCTTTCCGCTTTCGCCTTGTGCGACGGAGAAGATTTTGTGGTCCTGGGCACAGCTTGTGACTATAAACGAATCACTCCTGATCCATTTAGTGCCAACACGGGTGGAATGGGGGCATTCAGTCCTTGTGATTTTATATCTAAAGAAGATGAATCCGCCATCGACAATATCTTTAAAAAGTCTCTTAAATCTTTAAAACAAAAAGGAAAACCCTTTGTTGGCTTCCTGTTTGCGGGTTTGATGAAAACTGACAAAGGACTTTATGTCTTGGAATTCAACGTGCGACTGGGGGATCCAGAAACACAAGCGTTACTTCCAAGAATCAAAAGCGATCTTTTGGATTTGTCGGTGAAAGCTGTGCAGGGTCGCTTGCAAAAGCAAAAAACTGAATTCCACGATTTCCGCTCGGTCCACGTGGTGGCAGCGAGTGCGGGTTATCCTGGAAACTCTATGGATTTGGGCCACACGATCCAAGTTCCTGCAAAAACAGCTGAGGGCACGCGGATTTATTTTGCGGGGGTCTCTGCAAAAAATGAGACTTTGGTAAATACGGGTGGCAGAGTTTTGGGAGTGACGGCACTTGCGAAAACTCGCGACGAAGCTCGGGCGCTTGCTTACCAGGAAATGCGCAAGGTGCAATTTCAAGGCTTGTACTTCCGTGAGGACATCGCGCAATGA
- a CDS encoding AIR carboxylase family protein — MRIQVLFGSQSDERVYAPLCQSLENIANVKMEVASAHRHPERVREVVTTCEANAFVAGAGLAAHLPGVVASLTKKPVFGVAINGAFGGLDAFLSIAQMPKDIPVAAVMENQIEILPEILKKAKSFNQSKIEISWNPYRSEVPVLAKTLQDLREKAGVEITWVDPNSPECQGEIVMVGEKPQGKNVCMYICEKEELKNTDLANEFFAVAKTGGAWVGVNNIVNFLLQIKKMKEALS, encoded by the coding sequence ATGAGAATTCAAGTTCTTTTCGGCAGTCAAAGTGACGAGCGTGTCTACGCTCCTTTATGTCAATCCCTGGAAAACATCGCCAATGTAAAAATGGAAGTGGCTTCAGCCCATCGCCATCCGGAACGTGTGCGCGAAGTGGTTACAACTTGTGAAGCCAATGCTTTTGTAGCGGGAGCAGGTCTTGCGGCACATCTACCTGGTGTTGTGGCTTCATTGACTAAAAAACCCGTTTTCGGTGTAGCGATCAATGGTGCTTTCGGAGGATTGGATGCTTTCCTATCTATCGCACAAATGCCTAAAGATATTCCAGTGGCCGCAGTCATGGAAAACCAAATCGAAATTCTTCCGGAAATTTTGAAAAAGGCAAAGTCCTTTAATCAAAGCAAAATTGAAATCTCCTGGAATCCATATCGCAGTGAAGTTCCCGTACTTGCAAAAACGTTGCAGGACCTTCGTGAAAAAGCGGGAGTGGAAATCACGTGGGTTGATCCCAACAGTCCTGAATGCCAAGGCGAAATCGTGATGGTAGGCGAAAAACCTCAGGGCAAAAACGTCTGCATGTACATCTGTGAAAAAGAAGAACTAAAAAACACGGATCTTGCGAACGAATTCTTCGCGGTGGCGAAAACGGGCGGGGCCTGGGTTGGTGTGAACAACATCGTGAACTTCCTATTGCAAATCAAAAAGATGAAAGAGGCTTTGTCATGA
- a CDS encoding GNAT family N-acetyltransferase produces MRITPESFRTKTGKIITLRSPEVQDAKALRAMMIEVAETAPYILSTAEDFRSKPEDAEQKWIEKYEQSSRDMIILAIHEGSIVGNLDFSAFVRFKNSHRGHLGMSVAPRMRGEGIGELLLRKLFAEAPNVEGLTQIELSVMHLNVAALNLYKKVGFKECGRTPNAFKMQDGSFADQIGMYATIAL; encoded by the coding sequence ATGAGAATCACCCCAGAATCTTTCAGAACCAAAACCGGTAAGATCATAACTCTTCGTTCGCCTGAAGTCCAAGATGCAAAGGCATTAAGAGCAATGATGATCGAGGTCGCGGAAACGGCTCCCTATATATTGAGTACCGCTGAAGACTTTAGATCAAAACCTGAAGACGCCGAACAGAAATGGATCGAAAAATATGAGCAGTCTAGCCGGGACATGATCATTTTAGCGATTCACGAAGGAAGCATCGTCGGTAATTTGGACTTCAGTGCGTTCGTGAGGTTCAAGAATTCCCATCGTGGACACTTAGGTATGTCAGTAGCCCCGCGCATGCGAGGGGAAGGCATTGGTGAATTGTTGCTGAGAAAATTATTCGCCGAAGCGCCCAATGTTGAAGGTTTAACTCAGATTGAATTAAGCGTGATGCATCTCAACGTCGCGGCCCTTAATCTATATAAGAAGGTCGGCTTCAAAGAATGCGGTCGAACGCCCAACGCGTTCAAAATGCAAGATGGCTCATTTGCCGATCAAATCGGAATGTATGCGACAATTGCTCTTTGA
- the gspD gene encoding type II secretion system secretin GspD, whose product MKKPIKPVSIGIASLMTASQLVGTTAHAQFENFPPPPPPPDFGNSDNSGFATPDAPAAAGGTRGGSHSSGDEGQVLNKSQKQKFAKAPTEDINSANFPQTIESFDYPNVEISELVKAMGELTGKNFIVDPGVRGKITISAPSKITVAEAYNAFLSALAINGFTVVPSGGFLKVKSARNAQRDNIEVYSGAYYPNTDQMITRIIHLKHISAAQVNRDLRILPSKDGEMNIYEPTNSIIISDYGSNIDRVMRIISQLDVPGFEEQLEVIPIKFAKAKDLADLVDKIVNKGSKSSGSAPGTFTAGVPRFSRSSGTSAQQGASFFMAIPDDRTNSIIVVGNKSGIVRIKKLISQLDFKIRAEDSGGVYVYYVKNGDAEKIAQTLSGVTKDAAPKPSTGPSLLSPIGGQMQAPQEIFGGDVKITADKATNSLVITASKQDYEVVMNILNKIDIARDQVYVEAIIMEMSASDLDSWGVGYYQYGENGYGKVGFNGGINLQEMLNPVGGTGAILGFGSGKMIKVTPPGGSEITIPSLVGFINFLKQTKKANILSTPTIIALDNNEAEIEVGDKVVTSMQQNVSGTSGTVTTTPTMEDATIKLHIKPFISPSSNSIRMEIKQSVTQLSSVQAPKDFQNNTQPLAKRSINTMINVKNGDTAILGGLIKEDDVETVVKVPLLGDIPILGWLFKSRSLNKTKTNMVSFLTPKIIRNSGDVNEVVSKRLEERIEYIKGQGGKDPYGAKIDPIYRKAQGAAAPSEDVQE is encoded by the coding sequence ATGAAAAAACCCATCAAGCCCGTCAGCATAGGAATTGCTTCATTGATGACTGCATCTCAGTTGGTAGGAACCACTGCGCATGCTCAATTTGAAAATTTCCCTCCACCACCGCCACCTCCGGATTTTGGTAATTCGGATAACAGTGGCTTTGCAACTCCGGATGCACCAGCAGCAGCTGGCGGTACTCGCGGTGGCTCACACTCTTCTGGTGACGAAGGCCAGGTTCTGAACAAGAGCCAAAAGCAAAAATTCGCCAAAGCGCCCACTGAGGACATCAACAGCGCAAATTTCCCTCAGACAATCGAATCTTTCGATTATCCGAATGTGGAGATCTCTGAGCTGGTTAAAGCCATGGGCGAATTGACTGGTAAGAACTTTATCGTCGATCCAGGCGTTCGTGGTAAAATCACAATCAGCGCTCCGTCTAAAATCACAGTGGCAGAAGCCTACAACGCTTTCTTGTCAGCACTTGCTATCAACGGCTTCACGGTTGTTCCTTCTGGTGGCTTCTTAAAAGTTAAATCCGCAAGAAATGCCCAACGTGACAATATCGAAGTTTATTCTGGTGCTTACTACCCGAATACAGATCAAATGATCACTCGTATCATTCACTTAAAGCACATCTCGGCGGCTCAAGTGAATCGTGATCTTCGTATCTTGCCTTCAAAAGATGGCGAGATGAACATTTACGAACCAACGAACTCGATCATCATCTCTGACTACGGTTCTAACATTGACCGCGTGATGCGCATCATCAGCCAGTTGGACGTTCCAGGATTTGAAGAACAACTTGAAGTTATCCCTATTAAGTTCGCGAAAGCTAAAGATTTGGCAGACTTGGTAGACAAAATCGTAAATAAAGGCAGTAAATCATCTGGATCTGCTCCAGGAACATTTACAGCGGGCGTTCCAAGATTCTCTCGTTCATCAGGAACTTCTGCTCAACAGGGTGCAAGCTTCTTTATGGCGATCCCGGATGACAGAACAAACTCTATCATCGTGGTGGGTAATAAATCTGGTATCGTTCGTATTAAAAAATTGATCTCTCAGTTGGACTTTAAAATCCGCGCTGAAGATTCTGGTGGCGTGTACGTTTATTACGTTAAAAATGGTGATGCCGAGAAAATCGCGCAAACACTGTCTGGCGTAACGAAAGATGCCGCTCCAAAACCAAGTACAGGCCCAAGCTTGCTATCCCCTATTGGTGGCCAAATGCAAGCGCCTCAAGAAATCTTTGGCGGCGACGTGAAAATCACAGCCGACAAAGCTACCAACAGCTTGGTTATCACAGCGAGCAAACAAGACTATGAAGTTGTGATGAACATCCTGAATAAAATCGATATCGCCCGCGATCAAGTTTACGTTGAAGCGATCATCATGGAGATGAGTGCTTCGGATCTTGATTCTTGGGGCGTCGGCTATTACCAGTACGGTGAAAACGGTTATGGTAAAGTCGGCTTCAACGGTGGTATCAATCTTCAAGAGATGTTAAATCCAGTGGGCGGTACGGGCGCGATCTTGGGCTTCGGCTCTGGAAAAATGATCAAAGTCACTCCTCCGGGCGGCTCTGAAATCACCATCCCAAGCCTTGTGGGTTTCATCAATTTCTTGAAACAAACGAAAAAAGCCAACATCCTTTCCACTCCGACGATCATCGCTTTGGATAACAACGAAGCTGAGATCGAAGTGGGTGATAAAGTTGTAACCAGCATGCAGCAAAACGTTTCCGGTACGAGCGGTACTGTGACGACGACGCCAACAATGGAAGATGCGACGATCAAACTTCACATCAAACCATTCATCAGCCCGTCTTCAAACTCGATCCGTATGGAAATCAAGCAAAGTGTGACACAGCTTTCTTCTGTACAAGCGCCTAAAGACTTCCAAAACAATACGCAACCGCTGGCAAAACGTTCGATCAACACAATGATTAACGTGAAAAACGGCGACACCGCGATTCTTGGTGGTTTGATTAAGGAAGACGATGTTGAAACAGTTGTGAAGGTTCCTCTGTTGGGCGATATCCCTATCTTGGGCTGGTTGTTCAAATCTCGCAGCTTGAATAAGACAAAAACGAACATGGTTTCATTCCTGACTCCCAAAATTATTCGCAATTCCGGCGATGTAAATGAGGTTGTCTCGAAACGTCTTGAAGAACGTATTGAATATATCAAAGGCCAGGGCGGAAAAGACCCATATGGTGCTAAGATAGATCCAATTTACAGAAAAGCTCAGGGAGCCGCCGCTCCTTCAGAAGACGTTCAAGAGTAG